The nucleotide window CGTTCGTCGGCGAGGCGATCGAAGCGATCGCGGACGATAATTTGCGTGAGCTGGTGACCGCCGCTGCGGTGCGCTGGTTGGAGGCTAGGCGATGAGTACGCATCCGGCGGTCAGCAACGGCAGCTACGACGTCGACCTCGTCCGCGAGGACTTTCCGGCGCTGTCGCTGGAGGTCTACGGCAAGAAGCTGGTGTATCTCGACAACGCCGCCTCGGCGCAGAAGCCGCGTCAAGTGCTGACGCGGATGACGCAGGCGTATGAGAGCGAATACGCCAACGTGCATCGCGGCCTGCACTATCTCGCGAACGCCGCCACCGAGGCCTATGAGGGCGGGCGCACGCGCGTGCAGCATCTGCTCAACGCCAAGCGGCCCGAAGAAATCATCTTCACCCGCAACGCCACCGAGGCGATCAACCTGGTGGCGTCGTCGTGGGGCGCGCCGAACATCGGCGAGGGCGACGAGATCGTGCTCTCGATCATGGAGCACCATTCCAACATCGTGCCGTGGCACTTCCTGCGCGAGCGCCAGGGCGCGGTGATCAAGTGGGCGCCGGTCGATGATGAAGGCAACTTCCTGCTCGACGAGTTCGAGAAGCTGCTGGCCGCCAAGACCAAGCTGGTTGCGATCACCCAGATGTCGAACGCGCTCGGCACGGTCGTTCCGGTCAAGGACGTCGTTAGGATCGCCCATGCCCGCGGCATTCCGGTGCTGGTCGACGGCAGCCAGGCGGCGGTGCATCTCGCGATCGATGTCCAGGACATCGACTGCGACTTCTATGTGATGACCGGCCACAAGATCTACGGCCCGACCGGGATCGGCGCGCTGTATGGCAAGTACGATGTGCTCGCCAAGATGCGGCCCTTCAACGGCGGCGGCGAGATGATCCGCGAGGTTGCGCAGGATTGGGTGACCTACGGCGATCCGCCGCATCGATTCGAGGCCGGCACGCCGGCGATCGTCGAGGCGGTCGGACTCGGCGCGGCGATCGATTACGTCAATTCGATCGGCAAGGAGCGGATCGCCGCGCATGAACACGATCTTTTGACCTATGCCGAGGATCGGCTCCGCGAGATCAACGCACTGCGGATCATCGGCAGCGCCAAGGGCAAAGGCCCGGTGATTTCCTTCGAAATGAAGGGCGCGCACCCGCACGACGTCGCCACGGTGATCGACCGGCAGGGCATCGCGGTCCGGGCCGGCACCCATTGCGTGATGCCGTTGCTGGAGCGGTTCCAAGTCACTGCAACGTGCCGTGCGTCGTTCGGCATGTATAATACCCGTGAGGAAGTGGACCAACTCGTCAGTGCGCTGATCAAGGCGCGGGATCTGTTCGCATGACCGATACGATCGAAGCCAAAGCCAACATGCAGACCGTTTCGGCGCTGCCGCCGGAGGAGACCGAGCGGCTCGGCACTGAGATCGTGGCCGCGCTGAAGACTGTGTTCGACCCGGAAATCCCCGCCGACATTTACGAACTCGGACTAATCTACAAAGTCGAGATCAAGGACGACCGCACCGTCGACCTCGACATGACGCTGACGACGCCGAACTGTCCGGCGGCCGCCGAGCTGCCGACCATGGTCGAGAACGCGGTGGCCTCGGTGCCCGGTGTCGGCGTGGTCAACGTCAACATTGTCTGGGAGCCGCCGTGGACGCCGGAGCGGATGAGCGACGAAGCCCGGCTCGTGCTGAATATGTGGTGAGGACGGATTGGGTCTGCGTCTGAACGGAGTGATCGAAACGGCGCTGTATGTCGACGACCTCGATCGCGCCCGAAGCTTCTACCAGGACGTCCTGCTGCTGAGTCCGATGACGAGCGATCAGCGGTTTTGTGCTTTCGACGTGGGCAGCCGCAACGTGCTGCTGCTGTTCAAGCGGGGCAGCACGCTGGAGACGGTCCATCTGCCGGGTGGCACGATCCCGCCGCATGATGGCAGCGGACCTGTCCACATCGGACTGTCGGTCGATCGCGACCGGCTCGGCGAATGGGAAGCGCGCCTGACGGAGCATGGCGTGGAGATCGAAGGACGCACGGAGTGGCCGCGCGGCGGGTCGAGTATCTATTTCCGTGATCCGGATCGCCATCTGTTGGAACTTGTGACGCCGGGTGTCTGGCCGATTCATTAGGCCCGATCCTACCGCGAGGTGGTAGCACCTTTCGAAGTGGCGGTTGCGTAACTATCTGAAGGTCCGGCTGGTCGCCGGTGAAGCGGCGAACGTCTCCGGGCAGGCCCGGCAACAGGAGTGGGAAACACCATGGCTACGGCACGTCCTCGGCCTCAAGTGATGCGCCTCACCGACGCGGCGGCCGGTCGCGTCAAGGAACTGATGGGCCGCGCCGACAGCGAGATTCTCGGCCTGCGCGTCGGGATCAAGAATGGCGGCTGCGCCGGGCAGTCCTACACGGTCGAGTACGCTCACGATATCAAGCCGAACGACGAAGTCATCGAAGACAAGGGCGTGAAGATCCTGGTCGATCCGAAGGCGGTGTTGTTCCTGCTTGGTACCGAGATGGACTACAAGGCCGACAGGATGCAGGCGCAGTTCGTGTTCAACAACCCGAACCAGATCTCAGCGTGCGGCTGCGGCGAGTCCGTGGAGCTGAAGCCGGCCTCGATCGACGGCTGAGTTCCATCGGATCTGATTCAAACTTTACATTCCGTCAGAAGTGCAGAGCGCGCGGTACGCTACCGCGCGGTATTTGCGTCTGCGAATTAAGTGCGCTTTAAGGGGCGGCAAGTGAATACCTCTCCAAGGGTGAAACGATCAGGGGAGGATCACCATGAAGCGCCGCGATTTTCTGCTTGGAGCTGCAGCCGTCGGTCTCGGTGGACCGCTGCTGGCGAAGGCGGCAATCTCTTCCCTGCACGCCGAACCGGCGGCGCGGAAAGGGGCGAAGATCGCCAAGGTCGCGATCTTTCCGGCGATCGGCTTCTCCCGCGTCGGCAATGCCGAGGACTGGTTTCTGGCACCGGAGGTGCCGGGCCTGCTCGACGAGCCCGAAGGCGGCTTCAAGGACAAGCAGGGACGGATCAAGAAACAGGTGCAGCGCTTCCGCCTGTTCGGCTACGACGACCAGGGCCGGGTGGTGCGCGAACTCGATGCCGCCGACGGCGTGACCTGGAGCGTGCACGTCGCCAATACCAAGGCGGCCTGGTACGGCTTCATCAACGCGATGGATCGCGGCGACAGCGCGCCTGGCGTCCCCGGCGCGCAGCGCAACGCCTTCATCGCCGCCGACAAGCGCGAAGCGATGCTGTGCATCGACGCCGGCAAGCTGGAGATCGCCGGCGCCTCGACCAACCCCAAGGGCGGTGACGACAAGTATCGGATGAAGGGCCGGTTCTGGCAGACGCTCGACGTCTCGCTCGGCCATCTGCGCACCGACGACAAGGGACGCCTGCTGGTATTTGCTGCGGACGGCGTGTCGCGCACCGCGCTGCCGCAGAATCCGGTGCGCGATTTCACCAACAATGACGGCTGGCACGACGATTGGGCCGACGGCTGGGTCAAGGCGACCGTCACCGTCGACGGCCAAAAGCTCGATTGCGATCCAGCCTGGGTGGTGTGCTGCGGGCCGAAATTTGCGCCGCAGCTCGAGCCTATCGTGACCCTGTACGACGCCGCGCACGAAGCGATGGTCGCGCTCGGTCAGATCAAGCCGCCGGCCGACAAAGTGTCGTTCCGCCGCGACGTGCTGCCGATCCTGCGCCGTGCCGGCACGATGCAGTGGGTTGCCGCAGCCTCGTTCCTCGGCGCGGCGTGGAACGACATCGGCGATCTGTCGGACCCGGCGACGATCGAGATGTTGGCAAAGCCGGGCGCGGAGGCGAGGGCCGAGCGCAAGAAGGTGTTCGATGCCTTCCGTAGGCCCGACGGCACCGACCAGCGCAATCACGCCATTCCGATCATGCTCGGCGACGGCGTCAATTATCAGGACAGTGCGCATTCCTGGCTGGCACTGACTCGGCCGCAATACCGCGTGCTGGAATTGTGGGCCGACGGCAAGTTCGAGGCCGACTACGCCGACAAGAGCGCCGACGCCGTCCGCCTCCTCGACGATCTGCCGATCGAACTACGCCCCGAGGCGATGACACGCGCCGCGCTCGACGCCTGTTCGGGTGGTGCGTTCCATCCCGGCGTCGAGATCACCTGGCCGATCCGCCACAAGGAGCTGTATCGCGGCCCGAACGAGACCAGGCTGCCGTTCCGTATTGCGCTGTCGAACCGCAAGAGCCTGGCGCAGGACGTCGGGCTGCAGCTCAACCCGGTCAACGTGTTTGCCGGCAATCCCGACAAGCCGGATCAGGGCAGGCCGATCGGCCCGCAGGCGCCCGGCGATCTGACGCGCTGGATGGGCGTGCCGTGGCAGGGCGATGCGTTCAGTTGCCAGGCCGTGCTCACCGCCAGCGGCTTTCCGACACCGGTGTGGTGGCCGGCGTTGCTGCCGGTCGATGTGCTGCCCGAGGCGTTCTATCAGCAGATGATGCGCACCGATCTGACCGAAGAAGAACGGCTGCGGTTCTATCACACGCGGGTGCCGTGGGCGCGCGGCGCGGCCGGCATCGGGCTGCACGTCGAGGCCGGCTACACCGATGGCCTGCGCCGGATGATCGAGCTCTGGACGCAGATGGGCGTCGTCGTGCGCCGCCCCGGCCCGAAGGGGCTGCCCGGTGTGCCCGATCAACTTTATGTCGAGGTGCAGCGCGGTTCGATGGATATCGCGGCGCCAACGCTACCGCGCTGATCTTGATGGGCCGGATCGCCGTAATCGGCGCAGGGGTGGCGGCGCTGGCCGCCACGCGCACGCTGGTGCTCGCCGGACGACGGCCGCTGCTGATCGCGCCCGATCGTGACGTGATCAGCCGCGGCGAAACGTTGTCACCCGCGGCCGCGGGATTGCTGGATCACCTGCAATGGTCCGATCTGCTCGACGACGAAACATCGGTGATGAGCGAAGGCCGTTTTTCGGTCTGGGGCGACGCGAAGTTGCGCCGTGCCGCGCCAGGCGAGGGGGCCGGCTGGCACATCGACCGCGCCGCATTCGAGCGGCGGATGCGCGGCAAGCTGCAGAGCGATGCGATCGAATGTTCTGCGATCATCGTGACCATGCTGGCGCATCACTGCGACGGAGTCGTGATCGAACTCGGAGATGGCCGCGTCGTGTTCGCCGACGCGGCGATCGATTGCAGCGGCCGCGCCGCGTTGTCGTCGGGGACCGCTGCGGGGCGTCGCCGCACCGACCGGCTGGTCGCGGTGTGGCGCGTGCTGGTCCTGCCGGACGAGACTGAGCCCGCTGCGGCGACGCTGGTCGAAGCAGTTGCGCTCGGCTGGTGGTACATGGCTCCGCTACCTAGCCGCCGCATGATGCTCGGCCTGTTCACCGACACCGATCTGTTACCGCCCGGCGCGACGCAAGATGGCGCCAGGTGGACCGAGTTGGCTGCGTCGACGATCGCGATCGCACCGCGGCTGCGCAGCCTTGGTCTCGATGAGATCGCTGGGTGCGAGCCGCCGCAGGTCGCGCCCGCCGCCACCGTCACGGCCAGCCGGTTGATCGAAGGGCGCATCCTGCGCGCCGGCGACGCTGCGGCGGCGCTCGATCCGCTTGGTGCCAACGGGCTCGCCACCGCGCTGTGGAGCGGGGTGGCGGCCGCGGAGGCGGCATTGACACTCGCCGACGGCGAGCGCGAGCGCGCCGACGCCTATGAGCGCGATTACTTGCAAGGGATTGCGCAGCATCTCTTCACCCAGCAGGCGATGTATGCCGCCGAAGCGCGCTTCGCCGATGCGCCGTTCTGGCAACGCCGCCGGCCCGCTGCATCGTCCCACCCTCAAGAGGAGACACTGCCATGACCAACTTTTTGCGCACGCTGCTCGCGGCGGCTGCCCTTGCCGTCGCGATGCCGGGCCTGGCTTCCGCCGAATCCAGCGCGGTGAAGATCATTGCGCCGACCGACAAGACCATCACGCCGAGTGGCACCTGGAGCATCGGCGCGCGCGCCGGCGACTTCGTCTTCATCGGCGGCATGCGCGGTACCGACCGCGTCACCGGCAACATGGTCGACGGCGACGAGGCCCGGATCCGGCGGATGTTCGACAACATGCTGGCGGCGGCCGAAGCGGCCGGGGCGACGAAATCGGATGCGGTGCGCCTCACGGTGTTCGTCACCGACGTCGCCAAGTATCGGCCGGTGGTCAACAAGGTGCAGAAGGATATCTGGGGCGACGGCCCGTATCCGCCGCGCACCGTATTGCAGGTGCCGGCGCTGGATCAGGGTGACATCGCCGAGATCGACGGCACGTTCTACGCGCCGGAGAAAAAATAGCCTTCAGCCGGCACTTTCGCCGCTATGCTGAGCGGCGGTGCGTATGGTCGCACCGCCCGATCCGTCAGCGCTGCGAGTCGCCATGGACCGCGAATTCCTCGCCGACCTGTTCTCGCCGTTCGGCCCTGTGACGATCCGGCGGATGTTCTCCGGCTTCGGTGTCTCCGCCGACGGCGTGACCTTCGCGCTGGTGATCCGGGATGCGATCTATCTACGCACCGACGCGGACGGCGCGGCCCGGTTCGAGGCCGAGCGCAGCCGTCCGTTTCGCTATGATACGCGCGACAAGACCGTGACGGTGGGGTCGTACTGGCTGCTGCCGGAGCGGCTGCTCGACGATCCCGAGGAGTTCGCCGACTGGGCGAGGATCGCTTTCGCCGTGGCCGAGCGTGCGGCGCTCGCCAAGGCGGCCCGCAAGCCGCGAAAGGCGGCGATCAAGACGGGGACATCGGCCAAACGCGAGGCGAAGTCCGCCGCGAAGGCGGTGAAGAAGGCTGGTGCGAAGACGGCGAAAGCCAAGGCTGCGACAGCCAAGACGGAGAAGGCTAAGGCTGAGAAGGCTAAGACCGCCGCCCCGAAGCGCAGCCGGCTTCCTCGGTGAGTGTTCAGGCCACCGCAGCCTGGGTATCGTTCGAATGTTCCGGGTCGGTCTCGCACACGACGCGATTGCGACCGTTGCGCTTGGCCGCGTACAGGCAGGCGTCGGCGCGGCCGATCAGGGATTCGACGTCGTCGTTCGGCTTCAGCGTCGACACCCCGGCGGACAGCGTCACGCGGCCCAGGATTTCGCCTGTCGATTTCTTCTTCAGCTCCTTGGACATCACCTGCCGGCGGATGTTGTCGGCGACGATGATTGCCTGGCGCAGCGGCGTGTTCGGCAGCACCACGGCGAATTCCTCGCCGCCGTAGCGAGCGGTGAAGTCCTGGCCCTTGATGCTCTGCTTCAAAGTGAGCCCGACCAGGCGCAGCACCTGATCGCCGGTGAGGTGGCCGTAAGTGTCGTTGAATGATTTGAAGTGGTCGATGTCCATCATCAGGAGCGACAGCGGCTGATGGCTCGCAGCGGCGCTGCGCAGCGCGTCGTGGACGGTACGATCGAAATGTTTGCGATTGCCGAGCCCGGTCAAAGGGTCGGTGAGGCTCTCGTTGCGGATCGCTTCCAGGCTGAGCTGGAGGTTGGCGATCTCCTGCTTCGATGCCGACAGCCGCTGTTCCAGCGCGCTGTTGGTCTGCTGCATCTCGCGCGTGGTGACGACGAGGCGCTCGACGATCGCCTTGATCTGGTCGTGGTCGGTCGCCAGCGACAGTTTCTGGCTTTCGCCGTGGAGATCGTCACCGAAGCTGGCGGTGCTGCCGAGGGTTTCGGCGAGCATCGCCATGATGTCGTCGATCTCTCCCGCGACGCGTGCGCCGATCCGGTCGATCCGATCGGTGGCGCGGCCTTGCGACAGATAGGTATCGTGGAGCTGGTCGAGGTCCGCCTCGCTCAGGCTGCCGCGATGCGCCAGCGTGTCGTTGATTGCGCGATTCAGCTCTTGGTTGTGGCCGGTCGCATAGGTGTACCAGATCTCGTAGTTGCGAGGTCCGGCGCCGTGGCGGAGGTTCTTGATTTGGGAAAGAGCCACCTCGGCATAGGCCATGGTGCGATCATGGTCGTCCTGCAGCGCGGCCACGAGCCACCCCTCCGATCGGCGTTTTTCAACGCATCTTCGTGAAACGGCGAGAGAGTATGGCTGGCGCGGTGAAGGCTCGGTAAACTCCGCCGCGAGCGCCCATCAGCCCCGCGCGCGCACCGGGCGCAGCAGGAACGCCGGCAAATGCGAGTGGTCCCCCGCCTCCGAGGAGGTGTCGCGGGCGGGCGGGGCGGAGCCGAATGCGGCATGGGCGGCGGGCGCCGCGGGCGGGGCAGCGGCCGGAGCACTACGCGGTTCACGGCGCGGTTTGCGCTCGCGCGGTTCACGGGGCTCACGCCGCGGCTCGCGATGGCGGCCTTCCGCTGCGCGCCGCGACCGTGCCGGGCGTTCGGTTTCCGGCTCGCCGGCGGTTTCGCTCGCCACCGATGGGGCGGCCTCCGCGCGCGGGATGTCCTGGCCGATCAGCTTCTCGATTGCGGCCATCGACTTCTGGTCGGACGGCGCGACGATCGTCAAGGCCGTGCCTGCGCGGCCGGCGCGGCCGGTGCGGCCGATCCGGTGCACGTAGTCGTCAGGATGATGCGGAACGTCGAAGTTGAAGACGTGGCTGACTTCGGGAATGTCGAGACCGCGGGCGGCGACATCGGAAGCGACCAGGATCGGCAGCTCACCCTTGCGGAAGGCTTCCAGCGCGGCCATTCGGGCGGTCTGGTCCATGTCGCCGTGCAGCGCGCCGACGCTGAAACCGTGGCGCTGGAGCGACCGGGCGAGCAGTGCGACTTCGCGCTTGCGGTTACAGAAGATAATGGCGTTCTTCAGATCGGTGGCGCCGCGGATCAGGTGTCGCAGCGTCTCGCGCTTCTCGTGAGGTTCGCGTCCACATGGGACCTGCGACTGTGTCACGGTGACCGCCGTCGAGGCGGGCTTGCTGACTTCGATCTTTTCGGGATTGTGCAGGAAGGTTTCGGTGATCCGCCGAATTTCGGTCGGCATCGTCGCGGTGAAGAACAGCGTCTGCCGCGTGAACGGGACCAGTTTGCAGATCCGCTCGATGTCCGGAATGAAGCCCATGTCGAGCATGCGGTCGGCTTCGTCGATCACCAGCATCTCGACGCCGGTCAGCAGCAGGCCGCCGCGTTCGGTATGGTCGAGCAGGCGTCCCGGCGTAGCGATCAGTACGTCGACCCCGCGGGTCAGTTTGAGATCCTGGTCTCCGAACGAAACGCCGCCGATCAAAAGGGCGACGTTGAGTTTCTGGCCGGCGCCGTATTTGTCGAACTGCTCTTTGACCTGGGCTGCCAGTTCGCGGGTCGGTTCGAGAATCAGGGTGCGGGGCATGCGGGCGCGGGCACGCCCCTTTTCCAGCAGTGTCAGCATCGGCAGCACGAAGGCGGCGGTCTTGCCGGTGCCGGTCTGCGCGATCCCGAGGACGTCTCTGCGGGCAAGGACGTGGGGGATCGCCTGCTGCTGAATCGGGGTGGGCGAAACGTAACCGGCGGCGGCGACGGCGGCTTGGACCTTCGTGGAAAGTCCCAGATTGGTAAAAGACATCGAGCCTCTGTTGTCGGGGGCGCGGCCTGATCCTAGTGCCTTCGGCCGGAACTCGGGATCACGCCACTTGATCGAACCGCCGCATGGATTCTTAGAAAAACCACTGTCGCGCTCAACCCCGGAGCGGCTAGCAATCTTGCACGGGGAAGTCGGATCACGGACAGGCGGCTCAATCGGGGCATCGCTTGACGCAATACCGGGCCGCATCACGGCCGGAACATAGGCCGGAATCGGCCAAAGTCAATGCGCCCGCGCATGAAACGGCTGCAAAGGCTTAATGTTTCTGCGCATCGGGATCCCGCCCGGGCCGGCAGCGACGCAGTGTTTCGGTCGGCGATTCCCCGAACGCGTCGCGATAGTCCTGGGCGAAGCGACTTGGATTGGCGAAGCCGCAGCGCAGTGCGACCCCGATCAACGTACTGGCGGCGCCGCTCTCCAGCAGCCTCTTGGCGTGCTGGAGTTTTGCCCGCTTGACGTAGGCCGAGGGCGAGTAGCCGCGGTGCTTGAGAAACGCGCGGGTGAGTGTCGAGATGCTCACCCCTGCGACACGCGCCATGTCCTCGACGCTGATGTCCTCGTCGCAGCGGCTGTCGACAAAGTGCTCCGCGGTGCGCACGTAGCGCGGCACATCGTCGTTCACGGCGGTATCGAGCAGGTGCGCGAGATTGTGCCGGCTGCAATACAGCAGGGCAGTGATGCAGGATTGCTCCAGATGCAGCAGGACGTTTCTCGGCCAGACCGAGAACTTCGCATCGAGTCGCGATGCGAGTAGCGTCGTGAGGTCTCTGAAACCGAGATAGCGCGGTTGGTCGTTGGCGATCACCGGGTCGAACAGGATCGGTTGGCGCGGCTTGAAACCGAGCAGCGATGCGATCGAGCGTTCGAGTACGCGCTGCGGCAATCGCAGCAGCAATTGTCGCGAGTTTCGCCCGAATTCCAGTTGGGCGCTGGTGCCGGGCGAACAGATACAAGCTTCTCCTTGCGACAGTTCGACGCGGTGCTGGCCGCTCGAGAGCTGCGCGTTGCCCTCCAGGCAAAGCTGCACCAGGGCGATCTCCCGCTTCGGTATCAGCAGCCGGGTCGCTCCGGAGCTGTGGAGGAAGTACAAACCGATATGCGGAAGTTCGGCGAGGTTGGTTCGCATGAAGAAGTCGCTCGGCTTCGAGGTGGTCATGTCGACGCCGTAGCGCCGCAAGATGTCTCTCGCTTCCACCGGATCGCGACTCCGTACCAGCGGGAAATCCTGCAGCAACTCCTGTGTTGAATCTGAAACGACGACTTTCGACTTCATCTCGAGCTCACGCTGATCTCCGGTGGTTTGCTCCGACTATTTCGATCGTTGTGCCGGCGTTGTCGACCCGTCTCCTGGTTTTGTCCTAACTGACCGAATTTGTACTTACCCGCGATTAGCGGCCGCCTGATACGGACAATCATCGATGTTGTGTGTGCGGGGACACCTTCGTCCGAATGCTGATCGGTTCGATCGATTTGCGTATCTCGCGGCCATCGCGGGGGCGCGAGTCTAGCCGAAGCCGGCGCGGTCGGCGCTAACAACATCGGCCAATTGATCGAGCGTGCGGTGTCGCGCGTCGGTGCATTCTTGCTGGGGGTATCTGCCATGCAGCTTTCGAACGTCAAACTGCTCTACAAGATCATCGCGTGTTTCATATTGCTCAGTGTGGTGGTGGGCGCCGGCGTCTGGTTCGCCGCTTCGAAGATGGGAGAGATCGAGCGCAGCTACGCATCGATGCTCGAAAACGAAGTGCAGGGCATGAAGGCGAACTTCCGTGCCAACGCCCGCCTGTACAATATCGGGCGCCTGACCTGGCGGATCATCGCAGAAACCGACCAGGCTGAGATGCAGCGTCTCGGTCTGGAGGTCGCGACCAACCAAAAGGAATTCACCGAATTCGTCGCACAGGCGAAAAAGGGATTGCCGATCTTCGCAGCCGACTTCGATCGCATCGGCCGGATGTTCGACGATATGATGACGAAGAAGTACATCCCGCTCGAGAAAGCTGCAATGGCCAACGACAACGTTTTGGCGCTTCGCCTCGTCAAGGACATGGCGCATGACAACCAGGCCGTGCGTGACGTGCAGTTCTCGATCACCACGCGACTCGACAAGGATCTGAGCGAACGATCGCATTCTGCGTCCGCCGATGTCGCGCGCACGATCAAGCTGACGGTGTTGCTGGTCGGTGGCGGGTTCCTCGCAGTGCTGGCACTGGCGTTCGTGATCGTGCAATTCGGGATCGCGCGTCCGATCGGTCGGCTCGTCGGGGATCTGCAGGCGATGGCTCGCGGCGAGGACATCGAGGTGTCGGGCACCGAGCGCGGCGATGAAATCGGCCAGACCGCCAACGCGGTCGAAGGCATCAAGCTGATGCTCGCCGAGAAGGCCAGGCAGGAGGCGGCGAGCAAGGCCGATCAGGACCGTGTCGTTGCGGCGCAGCGCAAGCAGGAGATGGAGAAGCTCGCGCATC belongs to Rhodopseudomonas palustris and includes:
- a CDS encoding methyl-accepting chemotaxis protein — translated: MQLSNVKLLYKIIACFILLSVVVGAGVWFAASKMGEIERSYASMLENEVQGMKANFRANARLYNIGRLTWRIIAETDQAEMQRLGLEVATNQKEFTEFVAQAKKGLPIFAADFDRIGRMFDDMMTKKYIPLEKAAMANDNVLALRLVKDMAHDNQAVRDVQFSITTRLDKDLSERSHSASADVARTIKLTVLLVGGGFLAVLALAFVIVQFGIARPIGRLVGDLQAMARGEDIEVSGTERGDEIGQTANAVEGIKLMLAEKARQEAASKADQDRVVAAQRKQEMEKLAHHFEAAVGEVIQAVSSASTELEASATTLTSSAQRAQEVTTSVAAASEQASANVQSVASATEEMASSVTEISRQVQDSARIAHEAVTQAQRTNERVGELSQAATRIGDVVELINTIAGQTNLLALNATIEAARAGEAGRGFAVVASEVKALAEQTAKATGEISQQIGSIQTATQDSVSAIREIGATISKMSEIASTIASAVEEQGAATQEISRNVQQAAQGTQQVSASVVDVQRGANETGSASTQVLSAARSLANDSNRLKMEVGKFLETVRAA